A region of Zeugodacus cucurbitae isolate PBARC_wt_2022May chromosome 5, idZeuCucr1.2, whole genome shotgun sequence DNA encodes the following proteins:
- the Grip84_2 gene encoding gamma-tubulin complex component 2 homolog isoform X1 yields the protein MDANTTKDPMRVALKTLIQHSNATFTADDVLREFRTTKEKRSNRKLLKILEIISKNQPKAEEHLLEAAKLLEKKDPFYCLLNFLNHYSDTNIMQAIRKKDISTSTPLISKKMFETVTPDCVSEIKERVVQAATGCVTKTVQNNSITNVTGGHSPTTPLFPSCNKQHADAPWDFRTLDNLQFPQNNIKAIPISSQETLLLYDLLYCLTGMRGSYITPIECMTGRQGIKFIISEQIHNSLRDIAQEMLPLASYYTCIEQFIQSASFTECGQVLQAFSEALNSLIHDYYLLLAQLEAELNAGNLTVHKMLFYVRPTLNTMEVLAGVVSDILENELRGGQALTLLFNKISTLTGDEESQKFVIQLTHLAAVPYMEILQLWVQKGVICDPQQEFLVEDNEVIRREELPEHYSADYWEKRYTIRRERIPCFLEKVSDIILRTGKYLNVIRQCGKKVTPPQLMNLQFSPTNQNHIVVIQNAYRFASKNLLEVLLKENDLMGHLMSVKRYLLLHQGDFITQFMDACEDELAKNVDKVLPMTLENLLGLTLRLSSAKHDPYKDDLHCELLTYDLVTQMSKIMNNEEEYWLSHDRLDLNGLECFAFRYEVKWPVSLVLNHIAISKYQMLFRQLFYCKHVERQLCKIWKENSIAKKFSPQAAELYRSAFTLRQRMMNAVQNLEYYMMVEVIEPNWHIFIQNMNKVENVDEVLSFHQDFLDSCLKNCMLTDTTLLNRSIFKLCNICLKFCEFIQKSQRFFLDAELKSMVCDSNDEDNSDSDVDISSQKQSESSLAPNDTFSERVKRFDLEFTGLLIGLLKQINDVASDNPSDRFINLVHRINFNSFYNQQMDKLCAKDSML from the exons ATGGATGCAAATACTACAAAGGATCCTATGCGTGTAGCATTAAAAACACTTATCCAGCATTCAAA TGCAACTTTTACTGCTGACGATGTACTACGGGAGTTTcgcacaacaaaagaaaaacggtCAAAtcggaaattattgaaaattttagagataatttcaaaaaaccaaCCAAAAGCTGAAGAGCATTTGCTGGAAGCTGCTAAATTATTGGAAAa AAAAGATCCGTTCTATTGTTTGTTGAATTTTCTAAATCACTATTCTGATACAAATATTATGCAGGCAATACGTAAAAAGGATATATCTACTTCTACACCGTtgataagtaaaaaaatgtttgaaacagTTACTCCGGATTGTGTATCGGAG ATTAAGGAACGTGTAGTTCAAGCAGCTACTGGGTGCGTAACTAAAACAGTGCAGAATAATTCTATAACTAATGTAACTGGTGGACACTCTCCAACAACGCCATTATTTCCTTCATGTAATAAACAACATGCAGATGCGCCTTGGGATTTCCGTACACTTGATAATCTACAGTTTcctcaaaataatataaaagcaaTTCCTATAAGCAGTCAAGAAACGCTGCTTTTGTACGATCTTCTATACTGTTTAACAGGTATGCGTGGATCCTATATAACCCCAATAGAATGTATGACCGGTCGACAAGgaattaaattcattatatcTGAGCAAATACACAATTCATTAAGAGATATCGCACAGGAAATGCTACCCTTAGCTTCCTACTACACATGTATAGAGCAGTTCATTCAAAGTGCAAGCTTTACGGAATGTGGTCAGGTTTTACAAGCTTTTAGTGAAGCATTGAACAGTTTAATACACGATTATTAT ttGCTTTTGGCCCAACTGGAAGCGGAGTTGAATGCTGGAAATTTAACAGTACAcaaaatgttgttttatgtgCGACCCACCTTAAATACAATGGAAGTTTTGGCCGGTGTGGTATCCGATATTCTAGAG AATGAGTTACGTGGTGGTCAGGCGCTAACGCTTCTCTTTAACAAGATCAGCACTTTAACTGGCGATGAAGAGTCGCAAAAGTTTGTCATTCAATTAACACATTTAGCGGCTGTACCATACATGGAAATTCTGCAGCTGTGGGTACAAAAAGGCGTAATTTGCGATCCGCAGCAAGAGTTCTTGGTGGAAGACAATGAGGTCATACGTCGCGAAGAATTGCCCGAACATTATTCCGCCGATTACTGGGAGAAACG CTACACAATACGCCGTGAACGCATACCATGTTTTCTAGAAAAAGTTTCAGATATTATTTTACGTACGGGTAAATACTTGAATGTTATCCGTCAGTGTGGCAAAAAAGTGACTCCTCCACAGTTGATGAATTTACAATTTTCGCCCACAAATCAAAATcatattgttgttatacaaaACGCATATCGATTCGCTTCGAAGAATCTCTTAGAAGTGTTGCTTAAAGAAAACGATCTAATGGGGCACCTGATGTCTGTAAAGCGCTATCTACTGTTGCATCAAGGCGATTTCATAACACAGTTCATGGATGCTTGCGAAGATGAATTGGCAAAGAATGTAGATAAGGTGTTGCCTATGACATTGGAGAACTTGCTTGGTCTTACATTGCGTTTGTCTTCTGCTAAACATGATCCATATAAAGATGACTTGCACTGTGAATTGTTGACGTATGACTTAGTGACCCAAATGTCCAAAATTATGAATAACGAAGAAG aATACTGGCTGTCCCATGATCGACTGGACCTCAATGGTTTGGAGTGTTTCGCTTTCAGATACGAAGTGAAGTGGCCAGTCTCGTTGGTTTTGAATCACATAGCGATTTCAAAGTACCAGATGCTATTCAGACAGTTATTCTACTGCAAACACGTTGAGCGGCAGTTGTGcaa AATATGGAAGGAAAACTCAATAGCCAAAAAGTTTTCGCCACAGGCAGCGGAGCTTTATCGTTCCGCATTTACTTTACGTCAGCGCATGATGAATGCTGTTCAAAATCTTGAGTATTACATGATGGTAGAAGTTATCGAGCCAAATTGgcacattttcatacaaaatatgaaTAAG GTTGAAAACGTCGATGAAGTGCTTTCATTTCATCAAGACTTTCTTGACTCCTGCTTGAAGAATTGTATGCTGACTGACACTACGTTGCTTAATCGTTCCATTTTCAAGCTCTGCAACATTTGTTTGAAGTTCTGTGAATTCATACAG AAATCCCAACGTTTCTTTCTTGATGCTGAGCTTAAGTCTATGGTCTGCGACAGCAATGACGAGGATAATTCTGATTCGGATGTTGATATTTCGAGTCAGAAGCAG TCCGAGTCATCGCTGGCACCGAACGATACCTTTTCCGAACGCGTAAAGCGCTTTGACCTGGAATTTACTGGCTTACTTATTGGACTCTTGAAGCAAATCAATGATGTGGCCTCGGATAACCCATCGGATCGGTTTATAAATCTTGTGCATCGCATCAATTTCAACTCGTTTTACAATCAACAAATGGATAAGTTATGTGCTAAGGATTCGATGctgtaa
- the Grip84_2 gene encoding gamma-tubulin complex component 2 homolog isoform X2: protein MDANTTKDPMRVALKTLIQHSNATFTADDVLREFRTTKEKRSNRKLLKILEIISKNQPKAEEHLLEAAKLLEKKDPFYCLLNFLNHYSDTNIMQAIRKKDISTSTPLISKKMFETVTPDCVSEIKERVVQAATGCVTKTVQNNSITNVTGGHSPTTPLFPSCNKQHADAPWDFRTLDNLQFPQNNIKAIPISSQETLLLYDLLYCLTGMRGSYITPIECMTGRQGIKFIISEQIHNSLRDIAQEMLPLASYYTCIEQFIQSASFTECGQVLQAFSEALNSLIHDYYLLLAQLEAELNAGNLTVHKMLFYVRPTLNTMEVLAGVVSDILENELRGGQALTLLFNKISTLTGDEESQKFVIQLTHLAAVPYMEILQLWVQKGVICDPQQEFLVEDNEVIRREELPEHYSADYWEKRYTIRRERIPCFLEKVSDIILRTGKYLNVIRQCGKKVTPPQLMNLQFSPTNQNHIVVIQNAYRFASKNLLEVLLKENDLMGHLMSVKRYLLLHQGDFITQFMDACEDELAKNVDKVLPMTLENLLGLTLRLSSAKHDPYKDDLHCELLTYDLVTQMSKIMNNEEEYWLSHDRLDLNGLECFAFRYEVKWPVSLVLNHIAISKYQMLFRQLFYCKHVERQLCKIWKENSIAKKFSPQAAELYRSAFTLRQRMMNAVQNLEYYMMVEVIEPNWHIFIQNMNKVENVDEVLSFHQDFLDSCLKNCMLTDTTLLNRSIFKLCNICLKFCEFIQSESSLAPNDTFSERVKRFDLEFTGLLIGLLKQINDVASDNPSDRFINLVHRINFNSFYNQQMDKLCAKDSML, encoded by the exons ATGGATGCAAATACTACAAAGGATCCTATGCGTGTAGCATTAAAAACACTTATCCAGCATTCAAA TGCAACTTTTACTGCTGACGATGTACTACGGGAGTTTcgcacaacaaaagaaaaacggtCAAAtcggaaattattgaaaattttagagataatttcaaaaaaccaaCCAAAAGCTGAAGAGCATTTGCTGGAAGCTGCTAAATTATTGGAAAa AAAAGATCCGTTCTATTGTTTGTTGAATTTTCTAAATCACTATTCTGATACAAATATTATGCAGGCAATACGTAAAAAGGATATATCTACTTCTACACCGTtgataagtaaaaaaatgtttgaaacagTTACTCCGGATTGTGTATCGGAG ATTAAGGAACGTGTAGTTCAAGCAGCTACTGGGTGCGTAACTAAAACAGTGCAGAATAATTCTATAACTAATGTAACTGGTGGACACTCTCCAACAACGCCATTATTTCCTTCATGTAATAAACAACATGCAGATGCGCCTTGGGATTTCCGTACACTTGATAATCTACAGTTTcctcaaaataatataaaagcaaTTCCTATAAGCAGTCAAGAAACGCTGCTTTTGTACGATCTTCTATACTGTTTAACAGGTATGCGTGGATCCTATATAACCCCAATAGAATGTATGACCGGTCGACAAGgaattaaattcattatatcTGAGCAAATACACAATTCATTAAGAGATATCGCACAGGAAATGCTACCCTTAGCTTCCTACTACACATGTATAGAGCAGTTCATTCAAAGTGCAAGCTTTACGGAATGTGGTCAGGTTTTACAAGCTTTTAGTGAAGCATTGAACAGTTTAATACACGATTATTAT ttGCTTTTGGCCCAACTGGAAGCGGAGTTGAATGCTGGAAATTTAACAGTACAcaaaatgttgttttatgtgCGACCCACCTTAAATACAATGGAAGTTTTGGCCGGTGTGGTATCCGATATTCTAGAG AATGAGTTACGTGGTGGTCAGGCGCTAACGCTTCTCTTTAACAAGATCAGCACTTTAACTGGCGATGAAGAGTCGCAAAAGTTTGTCATTCAATTAACACATTTAGCGGCTGTACCATACATGGAAATTCTGCAGCTGTGGGTACAAAAAGGCGTAATTTGCGATCCGCAGCAAGAGTTCTTGGTGGAAGACAATGAGGTCATACGTCGCGAAGAATTGCCCGAACATTATTCCGCCGATTACTGGGAGAAACG CTACACAATACGCCGTGAACGCATACCATGTTTTCTAGAAAAAGTTTCAGATATTATTTTACGTACGGGTAAATACTTGAATGTTATCCGTCAGTGTGGCAAAAAAGTGACTCCTCCACAGTTGATGAATTTACAATTTTCGCCCACAAATCAAAATcatattgttgttatacaaaACGCATATCGATTCGCTTCGAAGAATCTCTTAGAAGTGTTGCTTAAAGAAAACGATCTAATGGGGCACCTGATGTCTGTAAAGCGCTATCTACTGTTGCATCAAGGCGATTTCATAACACAGTTCATGGATGCTTGCGAAGATGAATTGGCAAAGAATGTAGATAAGGTGTTGCCTATGACATTGGAGAACTTGCTTGGTCTTACATTGCGTTTGTCTTCTGCTAAACATGATCCATATAAAGATGACTTGCACTGTGAATTGTTGACGTATGACTTAGTGACCCAAATGTCCAAAATTATGAATAACGAAGAAG aATACTGGCTGTCCCATGATCGACTGGACCTCAATGGTTTGGAGTGTTTCGCTTTCAGATACGAAGTGAAGTGGCCAGTCTCGTTGGTTTTGAATCACATAGCGATTTCAAAGTACCAGATGCTATTCAGACAGTTATTCTACTGCAAACACGTTGAGCGGCAGTTGTGcaa AATATGGAAGGAAAACTCAATAGCCAAAAAGTTTTCGCCACAGGCAGCGGAGCTTTATCGTTCCGCATTTACTTTACGTCAGCGCATGATGAATGCTGTTCAAAATCTTGAGTATTACATGATGGTAGAAGTTATCGAGCCAAATTGgcacattttcatacaaaatatgaaTAAG GTTGAAAACGTCGATGAAGTGCTTTCATTTCATCAAGACTTTCTTGACTCCTGCTTGAAGAATTGTATGCTGACTGACACTACGTTGCTTAATCGTTCCATTTTCAAGCTCTGCAACATTTGTTTGAAGTTCTGTGAATTCATACAG TCCGAGTCATCGCTGGCACCGAACGATACCTTTTCCGAACGCGTAAAGCGCTTTGACCTGGAATTTACTGGCTTACTTATTGGACTCTTGAAGCAAATCAATGATGTGGCCTCGGATAACCCATCGGATCGGTTTATAAATCTTGTGCATCGCATCAATTTCAACTCGTTTTACAATCAACAAATGGATAAGTTATGTGCTAAGGATTCGATGctgtaa
- the Grip84_2 gene encoding gamma-tubulin complex component 2 homolog isoform X3, whose translation MFETVTPDCVSEIKERVVQAATGCVTKTVQNNSITNVTGGHSPTTPLFPSCNKQHADAPWDFRTLDNLQFPQNNIKAIPISSQETLLLYDLLYCLTGMRGSYITPIECMTGRQGIKFIISEQIHNSLRDIAQEMLPLASYYTCIEQFIQSASFTECGQVLQAFSEALNSLIHDYYLLLAQLEAELNAGNLTVHKMLFYVRPTLNTMEVLAGVVSDILENELRGGQALTLLFNKISTLTGDEESQKFVIQLTHLAAVPYMEILQLWVQKGVICDPQQEFLVEDNEVIRREELPEHYSADYWEKRYTIRRERIPCFLEKVSDIILRTGKYLNVIRQCGKKVTPPQLMNLQFSPTNQNHIVVIQNAYRFASKNLLEVLLKENDLMGHLMSVKRYLLLHQGDFITQFMDACEDELAKNVDKVLPMTLENLLGLTLRLSSAKHDPYKDDLHCELLTYDLVTQMSKIMNNEEEYWLSHDRLDLNGLECFAFRYEVKWPVSLVLNHIAISKYQMLFRQLFYCKHVERQLCKIWKENSIAKKFSPQAAELYRSAFTLRQRMMNAVQNLEYYMMVEVIEPNWHIFIQNMNKVENVDEVLSFHQDFLDSCLKNCMLTDTTLLNRSIFKLCNICLKFCEFIQKSQRFFLDAELKSMVCDSNDEDNSDSDVDISSQKQSESSLAPNDTFSERVKRFDLEFTGLLIGLLKQINDVASDNPSDRFINLVHRINFNSFYNQQMDKLCAKDSML comes from the exons atgtttgaaacagTTACTCCGGATTGTGTATCGGAG ATTAAGGAACGTGTAGTTCAAGCAGCTACTGGGTGCGTAACTAAAACAGTGCAGAATAATTCTATAACTAATGTAACTGGTGGACACTCTCCAACAACGCCATTATTTCCTTCATGTAATAAACAACATGCAGATGCGCCTTGGGATTTCCGTACACTTGATAATCTACAGTTTcctcaaaataatataaaagcaaTTCCTATAAGCAGTCAAGAAACGCTGCTTTTGTACGATCTTCTATACTGTTTAACAGGTATGCGTGGATCCTATATAACCCCAATAGAATGTATGACCGGTCGACAAGgaattaaattcattatatcTGAGCAAATACACAATTCATTAAGAGATATCGCACAGGAAATGCTACCCTTAGCTTCCTACTACACATGTATAGAGCAGTTCATTCAAAGTGCAAGCTTTACGGAATGTGGTCAGGTTTTACAAGCTTTTAGTGAAGCATTGAACAGTTTAATACACGATTATTAT ttGCTTTTGGCCCAACTGGAAGCGGAGTTGAATGCTGGAAATTTAACAGTACAcaaaatgttgttttatgtgCGACCCACCTTAAATACAATGGAAGTTTTGGCCGGTGTGGTATCCGATATTCTAGAG AATGAGTTACGTGGTGGTCAGGCGCTAACGCTTCTCTTTAACAAGATCAGCACTTTAACTGGCGATGAAGAGTCGCAAAAGTTTGTCATTCAATTAACACATTTAGCGGCTGTACCATACATGGAAATTCTGCAGCTGTGGGTACAAAAAGGCGTAATTTGCGATCCGCAGCAAGAGTTCTTGGTGGAAGACAATGAGGTCATACGTCGCGAAGAATTGCCCGAACATTATTCCGCCGATTACTGGGAGAAACG CTACACAATACGCCGTGAACGCATACCATGTTTTCTAGAAAAAGTTTCAGATATTATTTTACGTACGGGTAAATACTTGAATGTTATCCGTCAGTGTGGCAAAAAAGTGACTCCTCCACAGTTGATGAATTTACAATTTTCGCCCACAAATCAAAATcatattgttgttatacaaaACGCATATCGATTCGCTTCGAAGAATCTCTTAGAAGTGTTGCTTAAAGAAAACGATCTAATGGGGCACCTGATGTCTGTAAAGCGCTATCTACTGTTGCATCAAGGCGATTTCATAACACAGTTCATGGATGCTTGCGAAGATGAATTGGCAAAGAATGTAGATAAGGTGTTGCCTATGACATTGGAGAACTTGCTTGGTCTTACATTGCGTTTGTCTTCTGCTAAACATGATCCATATAAAGATGACTTGCACTGTGAATTGTTGACGTATGACTTAGTGACCCAAATGTCCAAAATTATGAATAACGAAGAAG aATACTGGCTGTCCCATGATCGACTGGACCTCAATGGTTTGGAGTGTTTCGCTTTCAGATACGAAGTGAAGTGGCCAGTCTCGTTGGTTTTGAATCACATAGCGATTTCAAAGTACCAGATGCTATTCAGACAGTTATTCTACTGCAAACACGTTGAGCGGCAGTTGTGcaa AATATGGAAGGAAAACTCAATAGCCAAAAAGTTTTCGCCACAGGCAGCGGAGCTTTATCGTTCCGCATTTACTTTACGTCAGCGCATGATGAATGCTGTTCAAAATCTTGAGTATTACATGATGGTAGAAGTTATCGAGCCAAATTGgcacattttcatacaaaatatgaaTAAG GTTGAAAACGTCGATGAAGTGCTTTCATTTCATCAAGACTTTCTTGACTCCTGCTTGAAGAATTGTATGCTGACTGACACTACGTTGCTTAATCGTTCCATTTTCAAGCTCTGCAACATTTGTTTGAAGTTCTGTGAATTCATACAG AAATCCCAACGTTTCTTTCTTGATGCTGAGCTTAAGTCTATGGTCTGCGACAGCAATGACGAGGATAATTCTGATTCGGATGTTGATATTTCGAGTCAGAAGCAG TCCGAGTCATCGCTGGCACCGAACGATACCTTTTCCGAACGCGTAAAGCGCTTTGACCTGGAATTTACTGGCTTACTTATTGGACTCTTGAAGCAAATCAATGATGTGGCCTCGGATAACCCATCGGATCGGTTTATAAATCTTGTGCATCGCATCAATTTCAACTCGTTTTACAATCAACAAATGGATAAGTTATGTGCTAAGGATTCGATGctgtaa
- the LOC105215373 gene encoding vacuolar protein sorting-associated protein 33A: MFQYLQSGRVNIQLLQEAACKEIANLLGLIDGSKLLILDEEILGPIGLVASPSLFSERNIKLLKLKVDAQIPRDASNIIYIVRSHVRLMEVIAEHVKNNLDKNRQFHIYFVPRRSCLCIKHLENLKVYQNFTQIKELEWNFFPLDVDTVSMELPFAFRDVAVDGDPTVFYQAAVGIVQLQRLFGRIPKIYGKGSHSRRIWEHAKQLGAEEKMLNGDKGLIDQIILLDRSIDILSAVATQLTYEGLIDEFFGIKNNKLVLPAELFTSSAEEQNAQQTQFVSGKKTLFMNSGEKLYAQLRNKNFNEVGKILARNAREISAQMNTKTQDTSVQDMKRFVDKLPALLAQKQSVAVHTTIAEIIRKKVDTFEFSDDLAAEQEFMMCEDTDKASAYIEDMIAKKGDLENVLRLMAMQCAAASGFKEKVLNYYKRELVQVYGLDVLLKISNLEKAGLLYTQSESRAYAVLRKTLNLTVEDVVEIEPKDISYVHSFYAPLTARIVEQTLKPLGWQTLKSQINNLPGPTFEDFQAQLIGIGGRHNSSTPIDGSALNIPRVILVFFVGGCTFAEIAALRFLSQQEDNNVEFIIATTKIINKHSFMNSLMS, from the exons ATGTTCCAATATCTTCAAAGCGGGCGTGTAAATATACAATTGTTGCAAGAGGCTGCATGCAAAGAGATTGCAAATCTTTTAGGGCTCATTGATGGATCCAAACTATTAATTTTAGATGAAGAAATTCTGGGTCCCATTGGCTTGGTGGCTTCTCCTTCGCTTTTTTCCGAACGGAACATTAAGTTGCTCAAACTAAAAGTAGATGCACAAATCCCCCGCGATGCATCTAACATCATATACATTGTACGATCACACGTCAGACTTATGGAAGTTATTGCTGAACATGTTAAAAATAATCTGGATAAAAACAGACAGTTTCACATCTATTTCGTGCCGCGACGATCTTGTTTGTGCATCAAGCACTTAGAGAACTTAAAAGTGTATCAAAATTTCACCCAAATAAAGGAATTAGAATGGAATTTCTTCCCTTTAGACGTGGATACTGTGTCCATGGAACTGCCTTTTGCTTTTCGGGATGTCGCTGTTGATGGTGATCCAACTGTGTTTTATCAAGCAGCTGTAGGAATAGTGCAGTTACAACGCCTCTTTGGACGAATACCAAAAATCTATGGAAAGGGTAGTCATTCACGAAGAATATGGGAGCATGCAAAACAATTAGGTGCCGAGGAAAAAATGTTGAACGGGGATAAAGGATTGATAGATCAAATTATTTTGCTTGATCGTTCAATAGACATTCTCAGTGCTGTGGCTACTCAACTCACATATGAAGGGTTAATCGATGAATTTTTCggcataaaaaacaataaacttgTCTTGCCAGCAGAACTTTTCACATCGAGTGCAGAAGAACAAAACGCACAGCAAACCCAATTTGTCTCGGGAAAGAAAACATTGTTTATGAATTCTGGAGAAAAATTGTATGCccaattaagaaataaaaattttaatgaagttgGCAAAATTCTGGCACGAAATGCTCGAGAAATAAGTGCCCAAATGAACACAAAAACACAGGATACCTCGGTGCAGGATATGAAACGTTTTGTGGATAAATTACCAGCATTGCTAGCACAAAAGCAATCGGTGGCAGTACATACAACAATTGCGGAAATTATTCGTAAAAAAGTGGACACCTTCGAATTTTCCGATGATCTAGCAGCCGAGCAAGAGTTTATGATGTGCGAAGACACAGACAAGGCCAGTGCATATATTGAGGATATGATAGCAAAAAAAGGTGACCTTGAAAATGTTTTGCGACTAATGGCGATGCAATGTGCAGCGGCATCTGGATTTAAGgaaaaa GTTTTGAATTATTACAAACGTGAGTTGGTTCAGGTGTATGGTTTGGATGTTTtacttaaaataagtaatttggAAAAGGCCGGTCTTTTGTACACTCAATCGGAATCCCGTGCGTATGCAGTCCTACGCAAG actcTTAATTTGACTGTGGAGGATGTCGTTGAAATAGAACCAAAAGATATAAGTTATGTACACAGTTTTTATGCACCATTAACAGCGCGTATTGTAGAACAGACGCTGAAACCTCTAGGTTGGCAAACCTTGAAGAGTCAAATTAACAACTTACCAGGACCAACATTTGAAGATTTTCAAGCTCAACTAATAGGTATAGGTGGTCGTCACAACTCATCGACGCCAATAGATGGTTCTGCTCTTAATATTCCTCGtgttattttggtatttttcgtGGGCGGTTGTACTTTTGCGGAAATTGCAGCCCTGAGGTTTTTATCACAACAAGAGGATAATAATGTTGAATTCATTATAGCcactacaaaaattattaataaacataGCTTTATGAATAGCTTGATGTCATAA